CAGCGCCTGCGATGCGTCGATCTCGAACCCCTTCACCGTGGTGTCGGTCTGCTTCCAGTACTTGAGCGGCAGACGGTTGGCGGTCTGCAGGCCGGAGTAGCCAAGGTAGAGATAGTTCTCGTACTTCATCCGGTAGGCGGTGGCCGACAGCTCGAAACCACCCAGATGGAACAGGCCGGTCAGTTCGAGATTCTTCGCGCGCTCCGGCTCCAGGTTCTGGTTGCCTTCTTCCTGGGTCATCACCGAATAGTGTGCGTTGCTGGCATACAGCTCGTTGATTTCCGGGGCGCGCTGCGAGGACGCGTAGCGCACCTTGGCGGCGAACAAGGGGCCCAGCTCCACATAGGAACCCAGGCTGTAGCTGTTGAGCCGGTAGGCGCGATCCTGCAGTTTCGTGTTGGCGGCATTGCGCGCGGTCTTGAAGCGGCTTGGTTGCAGGTCATGGTCAACGCGCTCGTGGCGCACGCCAGCGTCGAAGCTGGCCCAGCCGAAGTCCAGCGTCTCCTTCAGGAACACCGCGTTGCTGCGGGTGTCGACGTCGGGCAGGTAGCGCTGAGAACCGCTGCCGGTGACATCACGCAACTGATGGCTGACGCCCAGCAGGCCGCTGAGCGGCCCGAGGCGCTGGTGGCTGAGCAGCAGCTCGGCCTGGGTGCTTTCGAAGTCGTAGTCGTTGGCCCTGGTGGCGCCCAGCCGCTCGCCTGAGGTGTTGTCCAGCTTGGAGACACGCAGCTCGGCGCGCTCGATGTAGGGCAACGGATCGCGCAGAAGGGCCTCCAGCGCGTAGCGTTGCTGCTTGATCACCACGCCCACCGGCAGGCCGTCGGCGTAGTTCGAACCGAATGACAGGTTCTGCATCGAAAAGCCCGGCACGCCGTATTCGCTGTCCTTGGCATCGATGCTGACACCGACGTAGCCACGATCGAAGAACAGGGTGGAGCCGGCGGCCACCTGCGAACTGCGTGAATAGCTGTTGCCCAACCGGTGGTGGTAGTCGGGCGTCACATCGTTGTTGATCTGCTTCTGCACATATGACGGCGTGCCGGCGACATAGGCCGGGTTGACCGGGTTGGTATAGGTGCGGCGCTGCCAGACCGAGGTCGGGCTGTTGGTGTAGAACGAGAAATCACCATCGGCCCAGTCCGGATTTTCGGTCATGAACTGGTCGATGTAGGGCTGCGAGGCCTTGTTGTAGATCTGCTGGACGCGCGCCTCCTTCTGGCAGCTGTCGGCCAGCGCCGAGTTGACGCCGCCGGTCGGCGGGAACAGCCCGGTGTTGCAGACACTGGCCTTGCTGTTGCCGGGGATGTCGTAGTGCGAGATGCGCTGGCGCGAGACTTGCAGGTTGGTCGAGAGGTTGCGCTGGTTGTTGAAGTTCATGCGGAAGCCCTGCGCGTCGGCGGCATTGAAGCCCTTGCGCAGGACCAGTTCCATCGACTGGTCCTTGTCTTCCATGCTGCGCGAGATCAGGCCCGAATCGATCTCCACGCTGCCGCCGATCGCATTGCCGCCATAGCGCACGGTGTCCGAGGACTTGTTGACGGTGACGCTGCGCACGAACAGTGGATCGAAAGGAATGTTGATGTCGCCGCTGATCGCGTTCATGCCGAGGATGGACTGGCCGTCCTGCAGGATCTGCACGCGGTTGCCGCTGAGGCTGCGGATGACCGGGGCACCCGCGTTCGGCCCGAAGGCACTGCTCTGCACGCCGGAGACGTGTTCGAGCAGGCCGCCGAGGGTGCGGTTCTGGGCCTGTGGATTGTCGACGGTGACCCGGCTGTCGATACGCGAGGGCTGGGAGGCCTGGACCTGAAGGGTGGGGAGGGTGGGTTCGTCCGCCGCCTGGGC
The sequence above is a segment of the Stenotrophomonas maltophilia genome. Coding sequences within it:
- a CDS encoding TonB-dependent receptor; translation: MRRHLLAAAILFAVHTAQAADEPTLPTLQVQASQPSRIDSRVTVDNPQAQNRTLGGLLEHVSGVQSSAFGPNAGAPVIRSLSGNRVQILQDGQSILGMNAISGDINIPFDPLFVRSVTVNKSSDTVRYGGNAIGGSVEIDSGLISRSMEDKDQSMELVLRKGFNAADAQGFRMNFNNQRNLSTNLQVSRQRISHYDIPGNSKASVCNTGLFPPTGGVNSALADSCQKEARVQQIYNKASQPYIDQFMTENPDWADGDFSFYTNSPTSVWQRRTYTNPVNPAYVAGTPSYVQKQINNDVTPDYHHRLGNSYSRSSQVAAGSTLFFDRGYVGVSIDAKDSEYGVPGFSMQNLSFGSNYADGLPVGVVIKQQRYALEALLRDPLPYIERAELRVSKLDNTSGERLGATRANDYDFESTQAELLLSHQRLGPLSGLLGVSHQLRDVTGSGSQRYLPDVDTRSNAVFLKETLDFGWASFDAGVRHERVDHDLQPSRFKTARNAANTKLQDRAYRLNSYSLGSYVELGPLFAAKVRYASSQRAPEINELYASNAHYSVMTQEEGNQNLEPERAKNLELTGLFHLGGFELSATAYRMKYENYLYLGYSGLQTANRLPLKYWKQTDTTVKGFEIDASQALDLGRYGTLNVSAFADLVKNKADQPDSLRAHNDGEYLPNMPTNRYGANLQWQREGWKAQLSSTYYDTQKYLGRNVSEEIPLDAFNLVDLQVIRELPVRNSYIAGMEVFVNGSNLLNEEARPHNSPLKYIAPLPGRGFQVGVTIRL